The following are from one region of the Phormidium sp. PBR-2020 genome:
- a CDS encoding ferredoxin:protochlorophyllide reductase (ATP-dependent) subunit N, protein MTVAAQPNAQPNALNFECETGNYHTFCPISCVAWLYQKIEDSFFLVIGTKTCGYFLQNAMGVMIFAEPRYAMAELEEGDVSAQLNDYEELKRLCQQIKRDRNPSVIVWIGTCTTEIIKMDLEGLAPKLEAEIGIPIVTARANGLDYAFTQGEDTVLAAMAQRCPSQRVESEKTERNAIKRLLDFGRKAEEEETATAEYVDHPPLTLFGSLPDPVVTQLSLELKKQGIQVSGMLPAKRYTELPPLVEGDYVCGVNPFLSRTATTLMRRRKCKLIGAPFPIGPDGTRAWVEKICSVFGIEPQGLEEREQKIWESVEEYVALLRGKSVFFMGDNLLEISLARFLTRCGMTVQEIGIPYMDKRYQKAELDFLAKTCDEMGVPYPTIVEKPDNYNQLQRIKESNPDLVITGMAHANPLEARGISTKWSVEFTFAQIHGFANTRDLLELATRPLRRNDNLKHLGWDKLVQEEAQV, encoded by the coding sequence ATGACTGTTGCTGCACAACCCAATGCACAACCCAATGCACTCAACTTTGAGTGTGAAACGGGGAACTATCACACCTTTTGCCCAATTAGCTGTGTGGCATGGCTATATCAGAAAATTGAAGATAGCTTCTTTCTGGTGATTGGCACAAAAACCTGTGGCTATTTCCTGCAAAATGCCATGGGGGTGATGATTTTCGCAGAACCCCGGTATGCCATGGCGGAACTCGAAGAAGGGGATGTATCGGCTCAGCTTAATGATTATGAAGAGTTGAAACGGTTGTGCCAACAAATTAAGCGCGATCGCAACCCTAGTGTCATTGTTTGGATTGGCACCTGCACCACGGAAATCATCAAGATGGACTTGGAAGGATTAGCCCCCAAACTCGAAGCTGAAATCGGCATTCCCATCGTGACTGCCCGGGCCAATGGGTTGGACTATGCTTTCACGCAAGGGGAAGACACAGTCTTAGCAGCGATGGCACAACGGTGTCCGAGTCAGCGGGTGGAGTCAGAAAAAACCGAACGCAATGCCATCAAGCGTCTACTCGATTTCGGCCGTAAGGCAGAGGAGGAGGAAACAGCCACCGCTGAGTATGTTGACCATCCTCCTCTGACCTTGTTCGGCTCCCTCCCAGACCCCGTGGTGACTCAACTGAGTCTAGAACTGAAAAAACAGGGGATTCAAGTCTCGGGAATGCTTCCGGCGAAACGCTATACGGAACTGCCACCCTTAGTGGAGGGGGATTATGTCTGCGGTGTTAATCCCTTCCTCAGTCGTACGGCGACGACCTTGATGCGTCGTCGTAAGTGTAAACTCATTGGCGCACCGTTCCCGATTGGGCCAGATGGAACCCGCGCCTGGGTTGAGAAGATTTGCTCGGTGTTTGGCATTGAACCCCAGGGACTCGAAGAACGGGAGCAAAAGATTTGGGAGAGTGTCGAGGAGTACGTGGCCCTGTTGCGGGGTAAATCGGTCTTCTTTATGGGAGATAATTTGCTGGAAATCTCCTTGGCTCGCTTTTTAACTCGTTGCGGCATGACGGTTCAGGAAATCGGCATTCCCTACATGGACAAACGCTATCAGAAGGCAGAACTGGATTTCTTGGCCAAAACCTGTGATGAGATGGGGGTTCCCTATCCGACGATTGTTGAGAAGCCGGATAACTACAATCAACTGCAACGGATTAAGGAGTCGAATCCTGATTTAGTTATCACGGGGATGGCTCATGCGAATCCCCTAGAAGCTCGTGGCATTAGTACAAAATGGTCTGTTGAGTTTACGTTTGCCCAGATTCATGGCTTTGCCAATACCCGCGATTTACTAGAGTTGGCCACTCGTCCCCTACGCCGCAATGATAATCTCAAGCATTTAGGCTGGGACAAGTTAGTCCAAGAAGAAGCTCAGGTTTAA
- a CDS encoding protochlorophyllide reductase produces MAQDRNRTAVITGASSGVGLYTAKALASRDDWHVVMACRNLEKAEAAAKEVGLPEGSYTIMHIDLGSLASTRQFVTNFRSLNRPLDALVCNAAIYMPLIKEPLRSPEGYELTMTTNHLAHFLLCNVMIEDMKRSTYDDRRMVILGTVTHNPDELGGKIPPRPDLGNFEGFEKGFKDPVTMADGKAFEPVKAYKDSKVCNVLTMRELHRRYHEETGITFTSLYPGCVADTPLFRNHYPLFQKIFPIFQKYITKGYVSQELSGERVAAVVADPEYRQSGAYWSWGNRQKKDRKSFVQKVSPQARDDERAERMWDLSLKLVELA; encoded by the coding sequence ATGGCACAAGATCGCAACCGAACGGCTGTAATCACGGGCGCGTCTTCCGGCGTCGGACTCTACACCGCAAAAGCGCTGGCTTCTCGGGATGATTGGCATGTCGTCATGGCCTGTCGCAATCTCGAAAAAGCTGAAGCCGCCGCCAAGGAAGTGGGACTTCCTGAAGGAAGCTACACCATTATGCACATTGACCTTGGGTCTTTGGCTAGTACGCGCCAGTTTGTCACCAACTTCCGTAGTCTCAACCGTCCCCTGGATGCCTTGGTCTGTAATGCGGCGATTTATATGCCCTTGATCAAAGAACCCCTGCGATCGCCCGAGGGCTATGAACTGACCATGACCACCAACCACCTGGCTCATTTCCTCCTCTGTAACGTCATGATCGAGGACATGAAGCGATCGACCTATGACGATCGGCGTATGGTCATCCTGGGAACTGTCACCCATAACCCCGATGAACTCGGCGGGAAGATTCCCCCGCGTCCCGACTTGGGTAACTTTGAGGGATTTGAAAAAGGCTTCAAAGATCCCGTCACCATGGCCGACGGCAAAGCCTTCGAACCGGTGAAAGCCTATAAAGACAGCAAAGTTTGTAACGTGCTAACCATGCGGGAACTGCATCGGCGCTACCACGAGGAAACCGGCATCACCTTTACCTCCCTCTATCCCGGTTGCGTCGCCGACACGCCTCTATTCCGCAATCACTATCCTCTCTTCCAAAAAATCTTCCCCATTTTTCAGAAATACATCACTAAAGGCTACGTGTCCCAGGAACTCTCTGGGGAACGGGTCGCCGCTGTTGTAGCCGATCCTGAATATCGTCAGTCCGGGGCTTATTGGAGTTGGGGGAACCGCCAGAAAAAAGACCGCAAATCCTTCGTACAGAAGGTCTCCCCCCAAGCGCGGGATGATGAACGCGCCGAACGGATGTGGGATTTAAGTCTAAAACTGGTGGAACTGGCTTAA
- the recA gene encoding recombinase RecA, with translation MATPITQNSEKQKALDMVLNQIERSFGKGAILRLGDSTRMRVETIPSGALTLDLALGGGLPKGRVIEIYGPESSGKTTVALHAIAETQKAGGIAAFVDAEHALDPTYAAALGVDIENLLVSQPDTGEMGLEIVDQLVRSVAVDLVVIDSVAALVPRAEIEGDMGDIHVGLQARLMSQALRKITGNIGKSGCTVIFLNQLRQKIGISYGSPETTTGGNALKFYCSVRLDIRRIQTLKKGSDEYGIRAKVKVAKNKIAPPFRIAEFDILFGQGISQFGCLLDLAEETGIIKRRGAWYSYEGDNIGQGRDNSVNYLQENPEFATTIEEKVRQELAMGAMVSSNSVGKNGHSPEDEDKDSSSNGKGKKEEE, from the coding sequence ATGGCGACTCCTATCACTCAGAACTCCGAAAAGCAGAAAGCGTTAGACATGGTGCTTAACCAGATTGAGCGTTCCTTTGGTAAAGGGGCGATTCTGCGGTTAGGCGATTCGACGCGGATGCGCGTTGAGACCATTCCCAGTGGTGCCTTAACCCTCGACTTGGCCCTCGGCGGTGGACTCCCGAAAGGGCGGGTCATCGAAATCTATGGTCCTGAGAGTTCCGGGAAAACCACCGTCGCCCTCCATGCGATCGCCGAAACGCAAAAAGCTGGTGGAATTGCCGCCTTCGTCGATGCTGAACATGCCCTAGACCCCACCTACGCCGCCGCCTTAGGGGTCGATATTGAGAATCTCCTCGTCTCCCAACCGGACACCGGCGAAATGGGGTTAGAGATTGTCGACCAACTGGTGCGATCGGTTGCCGTGGATTTAGTGGTCATTGACTCCGTGGCGGCCCTAGTTCCTCGCGCCGAGATTGAAGGGGATATGGGGGATATCCATGTCGGCCTACAGGCCCGGCTGATGAGTCAGGCTTTGCGAAAAATTACCGGAAATATCGGGAAGTCCGGCTGCACGGTCATTTTCCTGAACCAGTTGCGGCAAAAAATCGGTATTAGTTATGGTAGCCCCGAAACCACCACCGGCGGGAACGCCCTCAAGTTCTACTGTTCGGTGCGCCTAGATATTCGCCGCATCCAAACCCTGAAAAAAGGCTCTGATGAATATGGGATTCGGGCTAAGGTAAAGGTCGCTAAAAATAAAATCGCGCCTCCTTTCCGAATTGCTGAGTTTGATATTCTCTTTGGCCAGGGTATCTCTCAGTTTGGCTGTCTGTTGGATCTCGCCGAAGAAACGGGCATTATTAAGCGGCGCGGTGCTTGGTATAGTTATGAGGGGGATAATATCGGTCAGGGGCGAGATAACTCCGTCAACTATCTCCAGGAGAACCCCGAGTTTGCCACCACCATTGAGGAAAAAGTTCGTCAAGAGTTAGCCATGGGAGCGATGGTGTCCTCCAATAGTGTCGGTAAAAACGGTCATTCTCCAGAGGATGAGGACAAGGACAGTAGCAGCAATGGTAAAGGCAAAAAAGAAGAGGAATAG